From Bombyx mori chromosome 3, ASM3026992v2, the proteins below share one genomic window:
- the LOC732972 gene encoding F-actin capping protein beta subunit isoform X1, producing MSDQQMDCALDLMRRLPPQQIEKNLTDLIDLVPSMCDDLLSSVDQPLKIAQDRSNGKDYLLCDYNRDGDSYRSPWSNTYDPPLDDGSMPSERLRKLEIDANLAFDQYREMYFEGGVSSVYLWDMDHGFAGVILIKKAGDGSQKIKGCWDSIHVVEVIEKSSGRNAHYKLTSTAMLWLQTNKESSGTMNLGGSLTRQAEQDSTVSDVTPHIANIGRMVEDMENKIRNTLNDIYFGKTKDIVSGLRSVIPADVARRTAALQHDLALALQRRHVQRDD from the exons ATG AGTGACCAACAAATGGATTGTGCACTGGACTTGATGCGGAGGCTGCCCCCTCAGCAGATCGAAAAGAATTTAACAGATTTGATAGATCTCGTTCCGAGTATGTGTGACGACCTATTATCATCAGTAGATCAGCCTCTAAAGATTGCTCAGGATCGTAGCAACGggaaagactatttattatgcGATTACAATCGCGACGGTGACTCCTATAGGTCTCCTTGGTCGAATACTTACGACCCACCATTAGATGATGGCTCCATGCCCTCTGAACGCTTGAGAAAACTAGAAATAGATGCCAACCTCGCCTTTGATCAATATCGAGAGATGTACTTTGAAGGTGGCGTTAGCTCAGTCTACCTTTGGGATATGGATCATGGCTTTGCAG GAGTAATATTAATCAAGAAAGCTGGAGATGGTTCCCAAAAGATCAAAGGATGCTGGGATTCAATCCACGTAGTGGAGGTGATCGAGAAGAGTTCAGGACGCAATGCTCACTACAAGTTGACCTCGACTGCAATGTTGTGGCTTCAGACTAATAAAGAAAGCAGCGGCACGATGAACCTTGGAGGCAGTTTGACTAGACag GCAGAACAAGACTCGACAGTAAGTGATGTGACTCCGCACATTGCAAATATTGGGCGCATGGTGGAAGACATGGAAAATAAGATCAGAAACACACTTAACGACATTTATTTTG GTAAAACAAAAGATATAGTGAGCGGGCTGAGGTCAGTGATCCCGGCGGACGTGGCGCGCCGCACCGCCGCGCTGCAGCACGACCTCGCGCTCGCCCTGCAGCGCCGCCACGTGCAGCGCGACGACTGA
- the LOC732972 gene encoding F-actin capping protein beta subunit (The RefSeq protein has 2 substitutions compared to this genomic sequence) → MSDQQMDCALDLMRRLPPQQIEKNLTDLIDLVPSMCDDLLSSVDQPLKIAQDRSNGKDYLLCDYNRDGDSYRSPWSNTYDPPLDDGSMPSERLRKLEIDANLAFDQYREMYFEGGVSSVYLWDMDHGFAGVILIKKAGDGSQKIKGCWDSIHVVEVIEKSSGRNAHYKLTSTAMLWLQTNKESSGTMNLGGSLTRQAEQDSTVSDVTPHIANMGRMVEDMENKIRNTLNDIYLGKTKDIVSGLRSVIPADVARRTAALQHDLALALQRRHVQRDD, encoded by the exons ATG AGTGACCAACAAATGGATTGTGCACTGGACTTGATGCGGAGGCTGCCCCCTCAGCAGATCGAAAAGAATTTAACAGATTTGATAGATCTCGTTCCGAGTATGTGTGACGACCTATTATCATCAGTAGATCAGCCTCTAAAGATTGCTCAGGATCGTAGCAACGggaaagactatttattatgcGATTACAATCGCGACGGTGACTCCTATAGGTCTCCTTGGTCGAATACTTACGACCCACCATTAGATGATGGCTCCATGCCCTCTGAACGCTTGAGAAAACTAGAAATAGATGCCAACCTCGCCTTTGATCAATATCGAGAGATGTACTTTGAAGGTGGCGTTAGCTCAGTCTACCTTTGGGATATGGATCATGGCTTTGCAG GAGTAATATTAATCAAGAAAGCTGGAGATGGTTCCCAAAAGATCAAAGGATGCTGGGATTCAATCCACGTAGTGGAGGTGATCGAGAAGAGTTCAGGACGCAATGCTCACTACAAGTTGACCTCGACTGCAATGTTGTGGCTTCAGACTAATAAAGAAAGCAGCGGCACGATGAACCTTGGAGGCAGTTTGACTAGACag GCAGAACAAGACTCGACAGTAAGTGATGTGACTCCGCACATTGCAAATATTGGGCGCATGGTGGAAGACATGGAAAATAAGATCAGAAACACACTTAACGACATTTATTTTG GTAAAACAAAAGATATAGTGAGCGGGCTGAGGTCAGTGATCCCGGCGGACGTGGCGCGCCGCACCGCCGCGCTGCAGCACGACCTCGCGCTCGCCCTGCAGCGCCGCCACGTGCAGCGCGACGACTGA